Proteins encoded in a region of the Haloglomus salinum genome:
- a CDS encoding glycosyltransferase family 87 protein: MPRDSPDPGARVVLALGTVFGLASLVRTAVVTPGEVALNFQVYYGTAEAFLAGGALYGQSPVGVDWLVYLYPPLTVLAFVPFTLLPLGAAYAVFTALSVAGGLALAWLLVRAVERHGQSLGRVDRMLVAGFVVCGIYTVPSLVFGQVNLLLALAVAVGFVALASGRDDFAGSALGLAAFVKVFPAGFGLWLVRRRAWRAVGAAVATGGGLLAAGLVLGPEVTVAYVTEALLPRTARGAFTGGLGPNATFLTVRRPLSLLFPDSPVARTVGAVALLAPVVAVGCWRVDTTRRRLVATFTIVAGILLALPSYPIYYVVLAYPLVPLLYLFEGPGRRLFTVGAALAMATVYLNDVRAGLTALGLPAPMHDALLSVLTPLLTVGTVPLYGFTLCLAGCLRYQVAGGRDDPAATRGRRASDER, encoded by the coding sequence GTGCCCCGTGATTCGCCGGACCCCGGCGCCCGGGTCGTCCTCGCGCTCGGGACGGTGTTCGGCCTCGCCTCGCTCGTCCGGACCGCCGTCGTGACACCCGGCGAGGTCGCGCTGAACTTCCAGGTTTACTACGGGACTGCCGAGGCGTTCCTGGCCGGGGGGGCGCTGTACGGCCAGTCGCCGGTCGGAGTCGACTGGCTGGTCTACCTCTACCCGCCGCTCACCGTTCTCGCGTTCGTCCCGTTCACGCTGTTGCCGCTGGGGGCGGCGTACGCCGTCTTCACCGCGCTCTCGGTGGCCGGCGGGCTGGCGCTTGCGTGGCTGCTCGTCCGGGCTGTCGAGCGACACGGCCAGTCGCTCGGGCGTGTCGACCGAATGCTCGTGGCTGGCTTCGTCGTCTGTGGCATCTACACGGTGCCGTCGCTGGTGTTCGGGCAGGTGAACCTGCTGCTCGCGCTGGCCGTCGCCGTCGGATTCGTCGCGCTGGCGTCCGGTCGGGACGACTTCGCGGGGAGCGCACTGGGGCTGGCGGCGTTCGTGAAGGTGTTTCCGGCCGGATTCGGGCTGTGGCTCGTTCGTCGGCGGGCGTGGCGCGCGGTGGGAGCGGCGGTCGCGACGGGGGGCGGACTGCTCGCTGCGGGCCTCGTCCTCGGGCCGGAGGTGACGGTCGCGTACGTGACGGAGGCACTCTTGCCGCGAACCGCCCGGGGAGCGTTCACCGGGGGGCTGGGACCGAACGCGACCTTCCTGACGGTTCGACGGCCGCTGTCGCTGCTGTTCCCGGATTCACCGGTGGCGCGAACGGTGGGGGCGGTCGCGCTGCTGGCACCGGTCGTCGCAGTCGGGTGCTGGCGGGTCGACACGACGCGCCGGCGACTGGTCGCCACGTTCACTATCGTCGCCGGCATCCTGCTGGCGCTTCCCTCGTATCCCATCTACTACGTCGTCCTCGCGTATCCGCTGGTCCCGCTGCTCTACCTGTTCGAGGGGCCGGGGCGGCGGCTGTTCACGGTCGGCGCCGCGCTGGCGATGGCGACGGTGTACCTGAACGACGTTCGTGCCGGCCTGACAGCACTCGGACTACCGGCGCCGATGCACGATGCGCTCCTGTCGGTGCTGACGCCGCTCCTGACCGTCGGGACGGTGCCGCTCTACGGGTTCACGCTCTGTCTCGCCGGCTGCCTGCGGTATCAGGTGGCCGGGGGGCGGGACGACCCCGCAGCCACGCGCGGCAGACGCGCGTCTGACGAACGTTGA
- a CDS encoding ribbon-helix-helix protein, CopG family: MGNKNKTISFRVNEESFEALQSIAEERDISLSAVFRDYVEMLVAHDGQVQVVPEHQLDDSTTSPAESFPPKVEVPKSFVREHERLELESEHLREQLDEYKKYVTKLSQRLEEEENEEVIHLEDLDDGEEEEEPSFRLG; this comes from the coding sequence ATGGGCAACAAGAACAAGACCATCTCCTTCAGGGTCAACGAGGAGTCGTTCGAGGCCCTGCAGAGCATCGCCGAGGAGCGCGACATCTCGCTCTCGGCGGTCTTCCGTGACTACGTCGAGATGCTCGTTGCCCACGACGGACAGGTCCAGGTCGTGCCCGAGCACCAGCTCGACGACTCGACCACCTCGCCCGCCGAATCCTTCCCGCCGAAGGTCGAGGTCCCCAAGTCGTTCGTCCGCGAGCACGAGCGCCTCGAACTGGAGTCCGAGCACCTCCGTGAACAGCTCGACGAGTACAAGAAGTACGTCACGAAGCTCTCCCAGCGCCTCGAGGAGGAGGAGAACGAGGAGGTCATCCACCTCGAGGACCTCGACGACGGCGAGGAGGAAGAGGAGCCGTCGTTCCGGCTGGGTTGA